One Malania oleifera isolate guangnan ecotype guangnan chromosome 9, ASM2987363v1, whole genome shotgun sequence DNA segment encodes these proteins:
- the LOC131163675 gene encoding actin-related protein 7-like, with amino-acid sequence MEAVVIDAGSKLLKAGPAVPDQAPSMIIPTQMRCMPEGGSLTDGSLFEDISVDPIVRGFIRDWDAMEDLLHHVLYSSLGWEMGNEGQVLFTDPLSTPKAVKEQLVQMMFETFNISGFYASEQAVLSLYAVGRISGCTVDIGHGKIDIAPVIEGAVQHVVSRRFQIGGIDLTKLLAQELNKSNPSVKLSISDVETLKEQYSCCVEDEVAYEKTQHSCQEEQHTLPDGQVITVGRERYAVGEALFQPSILSLDADGIVEQLVRSISTVSSESHRQLLENTVLCGGTVSMPGFEERFQKEAAMCSAIVRPLLVKAPEYMPENLKMYSAWVGGAILAKVVFPQNQHINKAEYDETGPSIVHRKCF; translated from the exons ATGGAGGCCGTGGTGATAGACGCTGGATCGAAGCTACTCAAAGCTGGACCCGCTGTTCCAGATCAGGCTCCGTCAATG ATAATTCCTACCCAAATGAGATGCATGCCTGAAGGTGGATCGTTGACTGATGGTTCATTATTTGAGGATATCTCTGTTGATCCTATTGTGCGAGGTTTTATTAGAGATTGGGATGCCATGGAAGATTTGTTACACCATGTTCTATACAGTAGCCTTGGATGGGAAATGGGCAATGAAGGACAAGTTTTATTCACAGATCCACTGTCAACTCCCAAG GCTGTTAAGGAACAGTTGGTGCAAATGATGTTTGAAACATTTAACATATCAGGCTTTTATGCGTCAGAGCAAGCAGTATTATCGCTTTATGCTGTAGGACGTATCTCAGGCTGCACGGTTGATATTGGCCATGGGAAGATAG ATATTGCGCCAGTAATTGAAGGTGCAGTTCAGCATGTTGTCTCAAGAAGATTTCAAATTGGAGGTATTGACTTGACAAAGTTACTTGCTCAAGAACTCAATAAATCAAATCCATCGGTGAAACTCAGCATCTCTGATGTTGAAACATTAAAGGAGCAATACTCATGTTGTGTTGAAGACGAAGTAGCTTATGAAAAAACCCAACACTCATGCCAGGAAGAGCAGCATACTTTGCCTGATGGACAG GTGATTACAGTTGGAAGGGAAAGATATGCTGTTGGCGAGGCTTTATTCCAACCATCTATTTTGAGTTTAGATGCAGATGGAATTGTTGAGCAGCTTGTTCGCAGTATTTCAACTGTATCTTCTGAGAGCCATCGGCAGCTTCTGGAAAACACTGTACTTTGTGGTGGAACTGTTTCTATGCCTG GTTTTGAAGAAAGGTTCCAGAAAGAAGCTGCCATGTGCTCGGCTATTGTTCGTCCTTTGTTAGTGAAG GCTCCGGAATATATGCCCGAAAATTTAAAAATGTATTCAGCATGGGTTGGGGGTGCCATACTTGCAAAAGTTGTGTTCCCTCAGAATCAGCATATAAACAAGGCAGAGTATGATGAAACCGGACCCTCTATTGTTCACCGAAAATGCTTCTGA